In Geothrix edaphica, the genomic stretch CTGGTCCGCGCCGCGCCGCGACTCCCACTGGCCCTCAGCGTGCAGAGGACGGGAGAGGGGCACCAGGCCTGGGTCCACCTCGGGGTGGGCCTCCGGCGCGTGGAGGCCGCAGCCCGCGGCGAAGGCCACGTCCAGGCGGCCGGCCACCCAGAGCGCCAACTCCGGGGCCGTGTCCTGGCACCAGGCCGCGGCCGCCAGCAGGGCCCGCGCCTCCAGCTGCTTCTCGCGGATCAGGAAGCCATCCACGCCCGCGCGCAGCACGGCGGCCCAGCGCGCGCGGTCGAAGCCGAGCCCCGGGGTGATGGCGAGGAGGATCATCCGAAGAGGCCCGCGAGCACGGCCGGATCGACCTTGGGAAGGTCCAGGACCGCGGCGTTCTCGACCACATGCTCGGGCCGGCCCATGCCGCAGAGGGCCACGGTGACGCCGGGGCAGGAGCGAGGGAACTGCAGCGCGGCCTGCGCCGGGGTCGTCCCCCCCAGCGCCGCCACGAGGTCCGCGGGCAGCTGGGTGAGGATGCGCGCCTGCATGATCGAGGCGGAGGTCTGCACGGAGAGCCCCGCGGCCTGGGCCGCCCGGAGCGGCGTCATCCGCTCGCCACGGAACACCTGGGTGGGCGCCAGGAAGGCTTCGGGCAGGGCGAGGTTCAGGGGCAGCTGGATCCAGCGGAAGTGGTGGTCCTGCCCTCCGGCGGCCTCGGCGGCGGCCAGCAGGCGCTCGAGGCTGAGGTGGTCGGGCCGTCCCGGCGGCACCCGGAACCCGTTCCAGGTGGCCACGCCGTAGGCGCGGATCCTCCCGGTCCGCACGAACCCTTCGCAGGCCTCGAAGGCCTGCTGGATGACGGCGTGGAAAGCCTCAGGACCGAGGTGGGGGAGCTGCTGCTCCGGATTGTGGAGGTGGAAGAGGTCCACGGAGGCCACCCCCAGCGCGGCCAAGCTCACCTCCAGCTGGTGGGCCAGGTAGCGGGGGGTCATGGCGTGGCAGCCGTCCGCGACCTCGTCCGCGCGGAGGATGCCGGGAGCCTCGAGCACCCGCCGGAACCAGGCCGCGGAATCCTCGCCGGGGCTGCCATCGCCCATGGGCAGGTAGCCGGCCTTGGTGGAGACGAAGAACCCGTCCCGGGGCCGGCCGATGAAGGCGGCGCCCAGGGCCCGCTCCGACCGGCCGCCCCGGTAGTTGGCCGCGGTGTCGAACACCGTGCCGCCCGCTGCGAGGAAGGCCCCGGCGGCCTGGACATAGCCCTCATCCGCGGCGGAAGTGGACGGTCCCAGGTAGGTGCCGAGGCCGAGGCTGCTCAATTCCATGGCGCCTCCCGCAGGAGAGCGAGGTGGGCTGCGTGGGCGGGTTCGACCCGCCCATGCGGCGGGGGCCCGGGGGGACATCGCGAGCATCGCGAGCAGGCGGTCCCCCCGGACAGCATCAACTATCCAGGTCTTCCTTCACGCCGCCGGTGCCCATGGTCACCAGGCGGTCCGCCGCGCGGCGGGCCCATTCGGAGCCGGGATAGCTCTCCACCAGCTTCTGGTAGTAGCTCCTGGCCTCGTCCCGGAAGCCCTTGATGCGCTCGGTCGTGAAGGCTGTGAAATCCTTCGAGTACTGCTCCTTCTGCTCGGCAGTGAGGGTTCTGAGGTCTTCCTTCTGAAATTTGGCAGCGTAGTCTTTCGCGTATTGGGTCGCTTCCTCTGGGGTGACCAGCCGCTGGCGCAGGGCCTCGCCCAGGTAGAAGTAGGCCCGCTCGCGGTCCACGTAGTCGGGGTAGGTCTCCAGCAGGGCCTTCAGGCGCCGCTCGGCGCCGGGATAGTAATAGACGTTCACGTAGAAGACGCCCACCACCAGCTCGTGTTCGGCGATGCGCCGCCAGCACTGGAGGACCTTGGCCTTGGCCTCCCCGGCGTAGGGGCTGCCCGGCGATTCCGCCAGCAGCTGCTGGAAGCCCTCCAGGGCCTTGCGGGTCTCCGTCTGGTCGCGTTCCGCGCTCTCGATGGAGGAGAAGTGGCAGAGGGCCCGGTGGTACAGGGCGTAGTCCCGGAGTTCGTGGCGGGGGAAGTAGTTCAGGAAGCTCGTGTACTCCACTTCGGCTTCGGGGAAGCTGGGGCTGCCCTGGAAGAAGAAGCTGTCGCCCAGCATGAGCTTGGCCTTGGGGAACTCGGGCGAGCCCGGGAGGTACTGCTCCAGGTGGCGGAGGGTGATCCGGGCCTCGTTGAACTTGCCCTGCTTCATCTGCTTGTCCGCCGTGGCCATCAGCACGGCGGAGGTCGTGGTCTGGTCGGCCGTCTTCGGCTTGCGGCAGCCCAGGCCCAGCCCTGCGATCAGGAGGGTGAGGGACAGGGCGGTGAGGATGCGCTTCATGCGGACTCCGGAGACAGCAATTCAGACATGGCGGGACGGAGCGAAGGGTTCCAGGGTCGGAGGGAAGGATTCCAAGCCTGGCACAGGTGCTCGAGCCAGGGTTCGACCAGGGCCTGGGCCTGGGCTCGGCGCCGGTCGTGGAAGACCTCATGGTAGAAACCGGCCAGGCGGTGGCGTTCCAGCAGGCCGGGCTTCACGGCGGACCACAGGGCCTCGGAGGCGTCGGGATCCACCACGGTGTCCTCGCCGGATTCCAGCAGGAGCATGGGACGGTCCAGCTCCTGGCCCAGGGGCAGGAGCTCCGTCCGGCCCTCCTCCAGGGCGGCGCCGAAGGCGGCCGTGGCCCAGCGGTGGCAGAGGGGATCCGCCTCGTAGCGCTGCACGAGGACGGGGTCCGAGCAGACGCGGCTCTTGTCGCCGTGGAGCTGGATGGGCCGGTGGGGCATGAGCCAGCGCAGGAGGCGGGAGAGCAGGACCAGGGCCCGGGAATTGGACCGCACCGCCAGGCTGGGGCTCGACAGGATCAGTCCGTCCAGGGTGTCCGCATGCCAGAGCAGGGTCAGCAGCGAGACCAGCCCGCCGAAGCTGTGGCCCAGCACCACCTGGGGGCAGACCGGCAGGGGCGGCATGGGCACGCCGTCCACCACCCGGGCCGTGGCGCCGGTGCGCTCGGCGTCGTGGCGCCGCTCCTGGCGGAGGAAGAGGGCGAAGTCGTCCACGAAGGCGCGGATGCCGTCCGCATCGCCCCGGATGCCGCCGGACCGCCCGAAGCCGCTGTGGTCCATGCTGGACACGGACCAGCCCAGGCCGTGCAGCCAGTGGGCCGTGTGGCGGTAGCGCTCGCCGTGCTCGCCGTAGCCGTGGGAGATCACCACCCGGCCCCGGGGATGGGGGTGCTCCCAGCGCGCCCAGGCCAGGGTCACGCCCCCATGGCCCGACAGGACCCCACGGGCGGTGGGCTCCAGATCGGCGGGCAGGACCGGGATCAACTCGGGCATCCCACCAGAATAGCGTGGGGACCGAATCTGCCGGATTGCTTTAAACTCGAAGGTTCCCCGGGGGCCGGGGAGGGAGATGTGAACCATGGATTTCGAGACCCTGGTGCGGGCCAAGAACGAGCTGGACCCCCGGGTCCGGCAGCTGGTCGCCCACCTCGACCCCGAGCGCAAAGCCCTGGAGCTGGAACAGATCGAAGAGCGCACCACGGCCCCGGGCTTCTGGGACGACCCGGAGGCCGCCAAGCCGCTCCTCCAGAAGCGGGGGGCGATCACCGACGACATCGCCCTGGCCAAGCGCCTGACGGGCGGCCTCGAGGACCTGGAGACCGGCCTGGAGCTGGCCAAGGAAGACGGGGACATGCTCACCGAGGCCGAGGCGGTGGAAGGCGCTCTCCGCAAGGCCGTCGAGGATGCCGAGCTGCGCATGATGCTCAGCGGCGACCTGGACCACAACCGCGCCATCGTGGCCATCGCCCCCGGCGCCGGCGGCACCGAGAGCCAGGACTGGGCGGCCATGCTGCTCCGCATGTACCTGCGCTTCTGCGAAGCCAAGGGCTGGGGCACGGAGATGCTCGATTACCAGGATGGGGAGGAGGGGGGCATCAAGGGCGCCACCTTCATCGTGGACGCGCCCTTCTCCTACGGCTACCTGCGGGCCGAGGCCGGCGTCCACCGCCTGGTGCGCATCAGCCCCTTCGATTCCGCCAAGCGCCGGCACACCAGCTTCGCCGCGGTGTACGTGAGCCCCGAGCTGGACGACACCATCAACGTGGACATCCCCGAAAAGGACCTCAAGATCGATGTCTTCCGCGCCAGCGGCGCCGGCGGCCAGCACGTGAACCGCACCGAGTCCGCCGTGCGCTTCACCCACCTGCCCACGGGCATCGTGGTGAGCTGCCAGAACGAGCGCAGCCAGATCAAGAACCGGGCCACGGCCCTGAAGGTGCTGCAGGGGCGGCTCTACGAGCTGGAGCAGCGGAAGTTCCTGGAGAAGGTGGCTGCCGCCAGCGGCGACAAGGCCGACGTGGCCTGGGGCAGCCAGATCCGCAGCTACGTGCTCCAGCCCTACCAGATGGTGAAGGACCACCGCACCGGCGAGGAGACCAGCCAGACCCAGAAGGTGCTGGACGGCGACATCGATGCCTTCATCCGTGCCCAGCTGCTGGCGAAGTCGCTCAAGGCCGAGGGCTGACAGCCGATAGCTGACAGCTGATCGCTACTCGCCCTTGGCGATCTTCTCCTGCTCGTCCCTGGGCAGGCGGAAGACCCAGCGGCCGGTGATGCGGTCCCAGAGGTCGAAGCAGCAGAGCCAGTTCAGGAGACCGGCCACCGAGGGCCCCGCTCCGCGAACGGGGCCATAGGCTCCGTGAGTGGGAGGACGTGCCAGTGGCACGTCCGATCGCGGGCAGCCAGAGCCGCGTGCGCGGCCGAAGGCGCGCTCAGCGGCCGCCCGGAGGGCGTGATGGCTACTCGCCCTTGGCGAGCTTTTCCTGCTCGTCCTTGGGGAGGCGGAAGACCCAGCGGCCGGTGATGCGGTCCCAGAGGTCGAAGCAGCAGAGCCAGTTCAGGAGACCGGCCACCATCACGTAGGTGGCCCCGTACTCCTGCGTGAGCGTGCGCACCGGCTCGGTGCCGGCCCCGCCGAAGGCCCAGGCGAAGAGGCCGTACACCGGGCCGACGCCCAGGGTGCCGAAGGCGCCGAGGGTGGGCAGCCAGGCTCCCTGCACGGGCACGAAGACGCCTCCCCTCACGCCATCGACGGCGCCGTACTGCAGCTGGAACGCCGCCAGCAGACAGAAGAGCACCCAGACGCCGAAGAACACCTTGGCGCGGCCCTTCTCCCCGATCATCCAGTACCCCGCCCCCGGCACCAGCCACTGGAACAGCAGGGGCTTCCAGGCGGCCTGGAGGGCCTTCTTGCGGCGGAGGGGCATGGGGAGCCTGAGCGCGGGCGTGGGTTCGGACATAGCTTCAGATTACCCGAGTCTTGGGGGTGGCCAGCCGGGTCGCGCGCCGGACCGGGGGCCGGCTCCGCCGGATCGGCTTCCAGGCGAAAAAAAACATCCCCTGCCGCTGGAGGTCCCCCTTCCGGTCCCGTCCCCTGAGTGCAGACACGGCGGTCCTTAGGTCGAAGATCCGGCCAGTATGACCAGAGTCTTGTAGGTCAAATGGTCTAGATACTTAAACTTGCGCTAAATCGTGCGGGGCACCACCCTTCTGGATTCAACCGCACTCCCCCAGCCTCAAGGAGGTGTCCATGAACATCCTGAAACCCATTCTGATCGGGGCCGCGCTCGCGGTCCTGCCCCTCGGTCTCACCCTCGGCTGTGACCAGAAGTCGCAATCCACCTCCGCAGAATCCAAGGATCTCGTCAGCAAGGCCGTGGAGGCCCAGCAGGCCGAGGGCCAGGTCCAGGGGGCCACCAAGGCCCAGGCCGACGCGATGGCCAAGGCGGGGGTGCAGCCCAACCCCGCCGGGATCCAGCTGTCAGAGGCCCAGCGGACGCTGCTTGAGGCCCGGGTCAAGGCCGAGAAGGACAACAGCACCGCGGCCCTCCTCCAGGAGATCCTGGATCGGGACAAGGCCATCGGTGAGCTCACCCGGAAGGTGGCCAGGCTCCAGGCCGAGCTGCCCAGGCCCCAGATCGCCACGGAGAAGGACAACCATTTCGCCATGGCCGTGCGCTACCTGAAGGGCCGCGGCCTCTCCGATGAGAAGGCCAGGACCCTCGCCGCCCGGGCGAACATCCTGGAAGAGCTCCAGCCTGGCTGGCAGGTCTACCACCAGTACGCCGGCGGTGCCTACCTCACGGCCGTCACGCAGGGCAAGGCGGAGATGGGCCCCACGGAGTACCTGCACAACCAGCGGGCCGCCCTCCAGAAGGACCGCGATGACCTCTCCGGCCAGGTGCAGGATCTGAAAACGGAGCGCTCCAAGGTGCAGGAGGAGGTGGAGGCCCTCCACGCCGAGAAGACCACGCTGACCTCCCAGGTGAGCGAGCTGACGTCCTTGAGCCAGGCCCAGAAGGTCAAGCTCAACTCGATGCACTACCTGGTCGGCCAGCGCAAGCAGCTGGTGAACGAGGGCGTGATCGTCGTGCCGGTCTTCGCGAAGGACCGCATGGGCCCCAAGGCGGTGGCTTCCCGCTTCGTCAAGGACCTTCCGCTGGACGAGCCGAACCCCGAGATCCAGATCCAGGCTTCCGAGGTCGGGCTCACGAAGATCAGCAAGGTGAACGTGGTCCCCGGCTCCCTCCAGAAGGACAAGGACTACGTCGTGACCCTCGCCCAGGATCGGAAGAACGCCACCATCCGCATCCTGGACCCCGAGCGCCTGCGCAACGATCGCGTGGTGTTCGCGGTGACGGACTGAGCATTTGTCTTATGTCATGCGAAAAAGCGGGGGCGTGCGCCCCCGCTTTTTTGCATGTTCAAGAACGAATCTAGTCCGTGGCGAACGGCAGCAGCGCGATGCGAGGGACGATGCGGGTCGCTCCGAAGGCTCCGCCGGGCCGAGTGCGCGCGCTTGATGGCTTCCACGGAGGCTCCATCTCCGCGAGCGGAGCGAGTGGGAGGGCACGCCAGGGGCGTGCCCGTCAGATGGAGGCGCGCTGGTGGACGGCAGAAGGCGACCGGTCCCGAAGGGGCGACGGGGCTCCAGTGGAGCCCCGTCGAGGGAGGCTTTCGTGCGGAAACGAAGAGGGGGCCGGTTGGCCCCCTCTTTGTTGATAGTCCGCCAGCGCCTGGAACTAGTCCGTGGCGAACGGTAGCAGCGCGATGTTCCGCGCGCGCTTGATGGCTTCCACGAGGGCGCGCTGGTGGACGGCGCACACGCCGCTGGTGCGGCGGGGCAGCACCTTGCCGCGCTCGGGGGTGAAGGCCTGGAGGGTCTTCACGTCCTTGTAGTCGATCATGGTGGACTTCTCGACGCAGAACTTGCAGAACTTCGCGCGTCGTCCCCCAAAAGCCTTCTTCTTCTTGGGCTTGCCCTTCTTGGCGTCAGCTCGGCGCTTCATCCGACCACCTCCTCAGGTGCGCGATCCTTGATGCCGGCCTGGGCCTTGCGCTTGGCCTCGCGCTCGATGCGCTGCTTGGCGCGGCCCGCGGCCTTCTCGGCCTCGTCCAGGCGGACGCTCAGGTACTTGATGACCGAATCGTTGTTGCGGAAGCGGCGCTCCAGCTCGGCGATGAGGTCGGGTCCGGCGTTCATCTCGAAGAGCGTGTAGTAGCCCTCGCTGAACTTCTGGACCTCGTAGGCCAGCTTCTTGCGGCCCCACTTGTCGGTCTTGAGCAGCTCGCCACCCTGCTCGGCGATGATCCCCTCGTACTGCTTGACGAGCTCATCGCTCTGCTCGTCCGTCAGCGTGGGGGAGGCGATGAAGATGGTCTCGTAGTGACGCATCTGTCCTCCTTGTGGATGTGAAGCCCCCCACTGGGTTCCGGGGAGCAAGGAAGACGCCCTCCAGCGGAGGACGCGAACAGCTAGTTTCGCGTGGAAAGGGCCGGAATTCAATGGAAAGTCTAGGACACGGGCTCCCAGAACGCCGCCGGATTCACCAGGTTGGCCAGCCCGCCCAGGTCCTCCGCCTGGCCGAGCAGATCCAGGAACCGGGCGAAGGGGGCGTCCAGCCGGCCGATGACCTCCCATTCGGGATCCGTCCAGGGCTCCAGCACGAAGTCCACCAGGGGCCGCTGGAAGGGGCCGATGCCCAGGCGCAGGCGGGCGATGTCCGTGGTGCCCAGACACTCGAACACCGAGCGGAGGCCGTTGTGGCCGCCGGCCGAGCCGTCGAGCCGGAAGCGGCCCGTGCCCAGGGGCAGGTCCTTGTCGTCGTAGAGCAGCACCATGCGCCGGGGGTAGAGGCCCGCGGCTTCGGCCTGGGCGCAGGCCTCGCCGGAGAGGTTCATGTAGGTGGCGGGCACCAG encodes the following:
- a CDS encoding thiamine phosphate synthase; its protein translation is MILLAITPGLGFDRARWAAVLRAGVDGFLIREKQLEARALLAAAAWCQDTAPELALWVAGRLDVAFAAGCGLHAPEAHPEVDPGLVPLSRPLHAEGQWESRRGADQLLVSPVFPSPGKGAPWGPERLARFLDGLPSGGPRILALGGVEPASAARLRHARLAGVAAIRPFWEGEPERAVAAFRALE
- a CDS encoding aldo/keto reductase — protein: MELSSLGLGTYLGPSTSAADEGYVQAAGAFLAAGGTVFDTAANYRGGRSERALGAAFIGRPRDGFFVSTKAGYLPMGDGSPGEDSAAWFRRVLEAPGILRADEVADGCHAMTPRYLAHQLEVSLAALGVASVDLFHLHNPEQQLPHLGPEAFHAVIQQAFEACEGFVRTGRIRAYGVATWNGFRVPPGRPDHLSLERLLAAAEAAGGQDHHFRWIQLPLNLALPEAFLAPTQVFRGERMTPLRAAQAAGLSVQTSASIMQARILTQLPADLVAALGGTTPAQAALQFPRSCPGVTVALCGMGRPEHVVENAAVLDLPKVDPAVLAGLFG
- the bamD gene encoding outer membrane protein assembly factor BamD, whose amino-acid sequence is MKRILTALSLTLLIAGLGLGCRKPKTADQTTTSAVLMATADKQMKQGKFNEARITLRHLEQYLPGSPEFPKAKLMLGDSFFFQGSPSFPEAEVEYTSFLNYFPRHELRDYALYHRALCHFSSIESAERDQTETRKALEGFQQLLAESPGSPYAGEAKAKVLQCWRRIAEHELVVGVFYVNVYYYPGAERRLKALLETYPDYVDRERAYFYLGEALRQRLVTPEEATQYAKDYAAKFQKEDLRTLTAEQKEQYSKDFTAFTTERIKGFRDEARSYYQKLVESYPGSEWARRAADRLVTMGTGGVKEDLDS
- a CDS encoding alpha/beta hydrolase, whose product is MPELIPVLPADLEPTARGVLSGHGGVTLAWARWEHPHPRGRVVISHGYGEHGERYRHTAHWLHGLGWSVSSMDHSGFGRSGGIRGDADGIRAFVDDFALFLRQERRHDAERTGATARVVDGVPMPPLPVCPQVVLGHSFGGLVSLLTLLWHADTLDGLILSSPSLAVRSNSRALVLLSRLLRWLMPHRPIQLHGDKSRVCSDPVLVQRYEADPLCHRWATAAFGAALEEGRTELLPLGQELDRPMLLLESGEDTVVDPDASEALWSAVKPGLLERHRLAGFYHEVFHDRRRAQAQALVEPWLEHLCQAWNPSLRPWNPSLRPAMSELLSPESA
- the prfB gene encoding peptide chain release factor 2, with amino-acid sequence MDFETLVRAKNELDPRVRQLVAHLDPERKALELEQIEERTTAPGFWDDPEAAKPLLQKRGAITDDIALAKRLTGGLEDLETGLELAKEDGDMLTEAEAVEGALRKAVEDAELRMMLSGDLDHNRAIVAIAPGAGGTESQDWAAMLLRMYLRFCEAKGWGTEMLDYQDGEEGGIKGATFIVDAPFSYGYLRAEAGVHRLVRISPFDSAKRRHTSFAAVYVSPELDDTINVDIPEKDLKIDVFRASGAGGQHVNRTESAVRFTHLPTGIVVSCQNERSQIKNRATALKVLQGRLYELEQRKFLEKVAAASGDKADVAWGSQIRSYVLQPYQMVKDHRTGEETSQTQKVLDGDIDAFIRAQLLAKSLKAEG
- a CDS encoding DUF6677 family protein, which translates into the protein MSEPTPALRLPMPLRRKKALQAAWKPLLFQWLVPGAGYWMIGEKGRAKVFFGVWVLFCLLAAFQLQYGAVDGVRGGVFVPVQGAWLPTLGAFGTLGVGPVYGLFAWAFGGAGTEPVRTLTQEYGATYVMVAGLLNWLCCFDLWDRITGRWVFRLPKDEQEKLAKGE
- the rpsR gene encoding 30S ribosomal protein S18, with translation MKRRADAKKGKPKKKKAFGGRRAKFCKFCVEKSTMIDYKDVKTLQAFTPERGKVLPRRTSGVCAVHQRALVEAIKRARNIALLPFATD
- the rpsF gene encoding 30S ribosomal protein S6, producing MRHYETIFIASPTLTDEQSDELVKQYEGIIAEQGGELLKTDKWGRKKLAYEVQKFSEGYYTLFEMNAGPDLIAELERRFRNNDSVIKYLSVRLDEAEKAAGRAKQRIEREAKRKAQAGIKDRAPEEVVG
- the pth gene encoding aminoacyl-tRNA hydrolase — protein: MWTLVPLGNPGPEYQDTRHNLGRLMLQRWMADRDLAPAPSKRFSSGTLYPLTDRLQALVPATYMNLSGEACAQAEAAGLYPRRMVLLYDDKDLPLGTGRFRLDGSAGGHNGLRSVFECLGTTDIARLRLGIGPFQRPLVDFVLEPWTDPEWEVIGRLDAPFARFLDLLGQAEDLGGLANLVNPAAFWEPVS